The stretch of DNA CCATCTGGCCGCTCGGCTCGATCGCGGTGCTGCGCAAGTACGTGGCCTTCGCGGTCGGTGTGGCGATGGTCTGGTTCACCGTCCAGCTGGGCCGGCAGGGCTTCCCCGACCCGGGTGCGGGCAACTGGAAGGGCTTCCTGCACGCGACGGACGCGATCATCGCCGTCTCGGTCTCCTTCGTGCCGCTGGCCGCCGACTACACCCGGCACTCCCGCACCGCCGCCGCCTCCTTCTGGGGCACCTTCTCCGGGTACTCCCTGGCCCAGGTCTGGTGCTACGTGCTCGGCCTGATCGCGCTGCTCCAGTCGCACGGCGACTCCTCGAAGATCTTCGACTCCTTCACCGGGGTGGCGGCCGGCTGGGCCTTCCTGCTCGTCCTGGTGCTGCGCGAGTCCGACCAGTCCTTCGCGAACGTGTACTCGACCGCGATGTCGATCCACAACCTGCTGCCGAAGGTGGACCGCCGGCTGCTCACCGGCGGCGTGGGCGTGCTGGTCACCGCGCTGGCCCTGCAGATCCAGGAGTTCACCGACTCCTACTACGCCTTCCTCGGCCTGATCGGCTCGGTCTTCGTGCCGCTGCTCGCCGTGCTCGCTGTCGACTACTTCCTCGGCGCCGGCCGCCGCGGCTGGAACCTCGACCAGGACGCCCCGGCCCGCTGGTCGATGCTGCTGCCCTGGGCGTTCGGCTTCGCCACCTACCAGTACCTGGCCCCCACCGCGATCGCCGGCTGGTGGACGGACTTCTGGACCTCGGCCCAGCAGACCCTGCACTTCACCCCGCAGGAGTGGAGCTCGGCCTCGCTCTTCGGCTTCCTCGTCCCGGCCCTGGCCACCTGGCTGCTCACGCTGCTCCGCCCGAGCGGTGCTACCGAGCGGTAACCACACCCTCCCCGTACGTTGGCCCGGCGTTCACCGTCGGGCTCGTATGGTGGCGGGGTGGACACCCGTGACCTCCCCGCCATGCCGCCCGTGCTGCCCGAGCGCTCGACCGTCAAGGTCGTCGCACACCGCGGCTCCTCCGCCGCCGAGCCCGAGCACACCCTCGCGGCCTACGCGCGGGCGATCGAGGAGGGCGCGGACGCGCTGGAGTGCGACGTCCGGCTGACCGCCGACGAGCAGCTGGTCTGCGTGCACGACCGGACGGTGGCCCGCACCTCGAACGGCACCGGCGTGGTCTCCACCATGACGCTGGCCCAGCTGGAGCAGCTGGACTTCGGCTCCTGGAAGACCGGCTCCGGCCCGCAGCCGGTGCTCACCCTGGCCCAGCTGCTCGACCTCACGGTCAAGGCCGGCCGCCGGGTCGAGCTGGCCATCGAGACCAAGCACCCGATCCGCAGCTCGGGCCGGCTGGAGGCCGCACTGCTGCGGATGCTCGGCGAGTACGACCTGCTCCCCGCCTCCCCCGAGACCTCCCAGGTCCGGATCATGAGCTTCTCCGAGCTGGCCGTCCGCCGGGTCCGCCAGGCCGCCCCGGCCGTCCCCACGGTCTACCTGCTCGAGCGCCGCCTCCCGCTGCTAGGGCGCCTGCGCCGCCTCCCCGGCGGCGCCCCGATCGCCGGCCCCGGCATCGACCTGGTCCGCGCCGATCCCTCCCTGGTCACCAACCTGCGTGCCGCCGGCCACCGCGTCCACGTCTGGACCGTCGACGAGCCCGCCGACGTCGAGCTCTGCCTCGAACTCGGCGTCGAGGCCATCATCACCAACCGCCCCCGCCAGGTCCTCGACCAGCTGGGCCGCTAGCGCGCGGCTTGTGCGCCCCGCCCGGGGCTGCGCAATTGGCGTACGCGGGCGTGGTAGAGGGGGCGCGCACCACCGGAGCGTGGCGAATTACGTCACCTTTCACAACCGTACGTGAGCAAGGAATCACCATTTGCGCACCGTGAGTTGCGGCGCCCGTAATTGTCGCGTAGCGATCGCCCGGCACTCGTTTCCGACGCATTCTCCAGGGGCATCCATCCCTCGGTAATCGCTGAAGGAGGTCCGGGGGTGGCACTGATGGTGGCGCACGAGGTGCCGGCTACATCGACGCTGGCCGTGCCGCACGGGCCCGCCAGCGTCGGGGTCGCCAGGCGGCGGCTGCGCCGTGATCTGGGTGACCGCGCGATACCCGACACGGTCATTGACGACGCCGTACTGATCCTTTCCGAGCTGCTGAGCAATTCCTGTCGCTACGCGCGTCCGCTCGGGCGCCTCTGCGATCTCGATCTGGACGCTCCCGGCGCAGTTCTGGTGGGGGCGCACTCGCCCACCAGAAGGCCCGCGCCGTGCGCGGACGGGGAGTGGGAATCCGGTGGAGTGCTGGTGAGTTGGCAGATGCACCGGGACGGCTCGCTGACCCTGGAGGTCACCGACGGCGGCTCGGCCACCCGGCCGGTGCCCGCCCGGCCCTCGCTCACCTCGCGCGGCGGCCGCGGCCTGAGCATCGTCGGGCGGCTGGCCAGTGACTGGGGCGTCCGGGACGCGCCGGGGCAGGTCACCGTCTGGGCGGCGCTGGCCACCACCGGGGCCCACGAGGGCACCGAGGCGCGCAGCGCCTGACGGCCCGCACACCAGCCCGGTCGGCGGCCCGCGGTGACGCGCCCCGACGGCTCGCACACCCGCTCGGAGGCCGGACGGAGCCCGGAAACCTCTATAGGCTGCCCGGAGCAAGTGTCCTCGTCCCCGGGAGAGCCGCACCATGGCCAAGAAGGCCGCGAAGAAGTCGCCGCAGCGCCAGTCCACCCCCGTGACCTCGGGTGAGATCCCCGTCGTCGGCGCGCGGGAGGACTGCCCCTGCGGCTCGGGCCGCCGGTACAAGGCGTGCCACGGCCGGGAGGCCGCCCACGCGGTGCAGGAGCTGGTGCACCGCCCGTTCGAGGGCCTGCCGGGCGAGGCCGACTGGGTCGCGCTGCGCGAGCTGGTGCCCGCCGCGACCGTCCCGCTGACGCTGGCCGCCGGGGTGGCGGAGGGCGCCGTCGGCGAGGTGCCCTCGGTGACGCTGGCCACCGTGCTGCCGCTGGCCTGGCCGGCGCTGCGCCGCCAGGACGGCTCGATCCTGCTCGGCCTGCAGACCCAGTCCTCCTCCGGCGACCTGAGCCGCGACCTGGGCGACGCGCTGGAGCTGGCCCTGGCCACCGAGCCGGGTACCCCCGTGGCCGCCCGCCGGACCGCCCCGGGCGGCCGCCGCCTGCAGGAACTCCTGGACCTGACGGCCGAGTTCACCCCCGCCGTGCACACCGGCTTCGAGTTCTGGCTGGAGGACGCGGAGAGCGCCACCGGCGAGGTGGCCGCCTCCCTGGAGCGGGCCAACGCCTCGGCCATCCCGACCGAGAAGATCTCCAGCGTGCCGCACGCCTACTGGTGCAAGGCCGCCGACAAGAACCACCTGCGCTGGGTCATGACGGTGCCCGAGGAGCAGCTGCTCGACGCGCTGGCCCGGCTCACCGCCGCCGACCGCTCCTCGCTCGGTGCGGACACCCGCCTGGTCGGCTCCTTCCGCGCGCACGGCCTGACCGTGCCGGTCTGGGACCTGCCCTCGGAGATGACCGCCGACGAGTGCGAGAAGCCTGCCGCGGAGTTCGCCGAGCGCCTGGCCGAGACCCTCGCGGGCCTGGCCGACAGCCCGCTCACGGCCGAGGAGCGCCGGGCCCGGGCCAACCTGGTGAACCGTCAGGTCACCCTGAACTGAGCCCCGTTCGCCGGAAATGTGACTCCGGTCACATTTCCGGCCGATGGTGAAAAGGGCCAGGTCGCGAGCCCGATGGACAAATTGGCTCGGACGCGGATCTTTGTTACCATTTAAACGATCCGGTCGCTGGTGCATCCCCCGTCGCCAGCGGCCGGATCTTTTCATGTCCGGCCAAGGCCGGACATTGTCGCTTCCGGAATTCCTTGCTCCGCCGGCCGCCCGCCGGCGCGTTCAGAACGCCAGCCGACTGCCGCCCGAGGTGGCCGTACTGGCCGCGATCAACGCCCCCAGCAACGTGGCGACCTGGGGCAGCCAGGGCCGCTCCTCCACCGGCGGCCGCAGCCAGCGCACCGGCCCGGCCCCCGTCCGCGAGGGCGGCAGCACCAGGAAGCCGTCCGGCCCGTGGTAGCGCAGCGAGCCCGGCACCCAGGCCTGCTCGGCCAGCAGTTCGCCCAACTCCTCCAGCGTGTACGGCGCGACCAGCAGCACGTACCGGGTGGGGGTGGCCAGCACCGGCCCGATCGGCACCCCGTGCAGCCGGAACCACTCCAGCGCCCGCACCCCCGCCTCGGCCGGCAGGCTCACCCCGCAGACCGTCCGCCCAGTGGCCACCAGCACCGAGGACTCCGGGCTGCGCTCGCCCCACCACCAGGCCACCATCCGGGGGTCGGTGCTGGCCGCGAGCAGCGGCGGATCGTGCGGGTGGGCGCCCGGCGAGGGGCAGCAGGGGTCGCCGCAGGAGCAGCAGCCGAGCAGCCCGGGCACCCCGTACGCGCCGGGCACCACCGGCCAGCCGCGGGCCGCCGAGGCCAGTGCGGTGGCGAGCAATGCGGCCCGGGCCCGGCGCCGCGCGCCGGGCAGCCGGAGCCCGCCCCAGCGCGGACGGGCGCGGCGGAAGGTGCTCGGCCAACTCAACCGGGGGAGGCGCTGGTGCGGCATGAGCGCTCGTTCCTTTCCGCGACCACGGGGCTCGGACCGTCAGACCGGGGGGCGGCCACGGGCGGGGCCCGGCGAGGTCGGCCCCTGGGAACGAGAATCCACCATGCGACCGGACGGACGCGGCTCGCGGCCGGTTGGTTCCACCGTACGAGTGAGTGGCACGTGCCCGCCGCGGACGCCGGGCCGCTCAGGCATACGATCCGGGCCGTTGACCGCCTGGACATGCCCCGATCGGCCTGTGTACAAGTGGTGGATTGATGCCGAAGTAGAGACATGGACGTCTATTTCGGGCGGTCTTCGGGTCCTGCGTGACACGTACCAGTGTGTGGGGAGTTGGGACATGACCGACGCCAAGCCGCTCGACCTGCCGAGGAGCGGCGACCTGCCGAGGGCGCTGGTACCGGCCGCCACCCGCGGCGCGGAGCGCCTGCAGGACCGTTTGGCCGGACACCCGTCCGAATACCCGGCGGCCGAGCAGCCGACCGGCGAACAGCCGGGCACTGCGGACGAGCCGACGGCCGACTACGCGGCCCTGCACGAGCACACCGGCCGGCTCGCCACCGCCCGGGGCCTGGCCGACACCCTGGACGCCGTGCTCGCCTCCGGCGCGGAGCTGCTCGGCGCCCGGCGCGGCCTGATCACCACCACGGCGCGCGGCGCCGCCCGCGCCGTCGGGCTCGGGCTGGACCGCGCCGGGCTCGGCGCGCTGGAGACCGTGCCGGCCGAACACGGCCCGTTCGCAGGGCTGTTGAGCGAGAGCGGGGAGCCCGGACGGCTGCTGATCGCCGACCTCGCGGCCGATCCGGCCGCCGACCCCGCCGTCACCCCCCGGCTGCGCGAGGTGGCCGCCCAGCTCGGCCTCGGCGCCTGCTACGCCCTCCCGCTGGCCACCCCGGCGGACGGCCCGCTGGCCGCCGCCGTCTGGTTCTACGACCAGGCCACCGAGCCCGAGCCCGGCCGCCGCCGGCTGCTCCAGCTCTACTGCGACCTGGCCGCCCCGCTGCTCGCCACCCAGCTGGCCGCCGACCGCGCCCGGCAGTCCACCGAGGCGCTCCGGCGCGGCCTGCTGCCGGACCGGCTGCCCGCCGTGCCCGGCCTGCGGCTGGCCGCCCGCTGCGTGCCCGCCGGTCTCGACCACGCGATCGGCAGCGACTGGTACGACGCGATCGCCCTGCCCGACGGCTCGGTGGGCCTCACCGTGGGCAGCGTGCTAGGCGACGGCCCGGGCGCCGGGCCGGATTCGGCCCCCGGCGCGGCCACCGCGATGGGAAGGCTGCGCTCGGCGCTGCGCGCGTACGCCGTGCTGGAGGGCGAGGACCCGGTCTCGGTGCTCGGCGACCTCGAGCTGCTGCTCAAGACCACCGAGCCGACCCGCTCGGCCACCGCCGTCTACGCCTGGGTCGAGCCCGACGAGCACCGGATCACCCTGGCCGGGGCCGGCCACTGCCCGCCGGTGCTGGTCACCCGCTACGGCGCCAACTTCGTGGAGACCTCGCTCTCCGCCCCGCTCGGCATGCTCAGCTGCTGGGAGGCGCCCCGGGTGGAGCTCGGCGCCGAGCGCGGCGACCTGCTGCTGCTCTACACCGAGGGCCTGGCCCGCCGCTTCGGCGCCACCCTGCACGCCGGGCAGACCGCCCTGCGGCGGGCCGCCGCCGACGCCCCGCGCGACGTGCGGCACGACCCGGAGCTGTTCTGCGACCACCTGCTGAGCGTCTGCGGCGAGCCCGAGGGCGCGGCCACCGACGACCTGGTGGTGCTCGCCGCCCGCTTCGAGTGACCGTTGTGGGTACGGCCCTCGGACCGGCCCGGTCAGCCGTTCGGACCGGGTCCGTACCATGGGCAGCACGGCCGCCCCCTCACCCCACCGGGGTGGCCCACCACTCGCAAGGAGGCGACGTAGTGACCGAGGACCGTACCCCGGCGGCAGGCGACAACCCCGAAGGCGCCGTGGACAGCGACGCGGACGAGCCGATCAAGGGCCGCAAGAACGGCCTCTACGACGGCGTGTCCGACGAGCTCGCGGCTTCGATGAAGTCCGGCTGGGGCGACACCGAGCTGCGCGACCTCCGGCCGATCGAGCAGGCCGCCCACACCGCGGCCCGCCGCGCCGCGCTCTCCGCCGCCTTCCCCGGCGAGCGCCTGGTGGTGCCCGCCGGCAACCTGCGGACCCGCTCCAACGACACCGAGTACTCCTTCCGCGCCGCCAGCGAGTACGTGCACCTCACCGGCAACCAGACCGAGGACGCCCTCCTGGTCGCCGAGCCGGCCGGGCAGGGCCACGAGTTCACCCTCTACCTGCTGCCGCGCTCCGACCGCGAGAACGGCGAGTTCTGGCTGGACGGCCAGGGCGAGCTCTGGGTGGGCCGCCGGCACAGCCTGGCCGAGTCGGCCGCGCTCTACGGCCTGCCGACCCGGGACGTGCGCAAGGCCGCCGAGGAGCTGGCCGCCGCCTCGGACGTGCCGACCCGGATCGTCCGGGGCTACGACGCGGGCCTGGAGTCCGCCCTCGCCGAGCAGCTGGACGAGGACCGCGACCAGGAGCTCAAGGTCTTCCTGAGCGGCCTGCGGCTGGTCAAGGACGAGTGGGAGATCGGGCAGCTGCGCGCCGCCTGCGAGGCCACCGTCAAGGGCTTCACCGACGTGGTCCGCGAGCTGAGCCAGGCCGTGGCCACCTCCGAGCGCTGGATCGAGGGCACCTTCTGGCGCCGCGCCCGCGTCGAGGGCAACGACATCGGCTACGGCTCGATCTGCGCGGCCGGCGCCCACGCCACCACCCTGCACTGGGTCCGCAACGACGGCGAGGTCCGCCCCGGCGAGCTCCTCCTCCTCGACGCGGGCGTGGAGACCCACACCCTCTACACCGCCGACGTGACCCGCACCCTCCCGATCGACGGCACCTTCAACCCGCTCCAGCGCAAGATCTACCAGGCCGTCTACGACGCCCAGGAGGCCGGCATCGCCGCCGTCCGCCCCGGCGGCCGCTTCCGCGACTTCCACGACGCCGCCCAGCGCGTGCTCGCCGAGCGTCTCCTGGAGTGGGGCCTGCTCGACTCCGCCGCCTACGACGTGGACAAGGTCCTCGAGCTCGGCCTCCAGCGCCGCTGGACCCTCCACGGCACCGGCCACATGCTCGGCCTGGACGTCCACGACTGCGCCCACTCCCGCCGCGAGCAGCACGTGGACGCCCTCCTCGTCCCGGGCATGTGCCTCACCGTCGAGCCCGGCCTCTACTTCCAGCAGGACGACCTGACCGTCCCCGAGGAGTACCGCGGCATCGGCATCCGCATCGAGGACGACATCCTCGTCACCCCCGAGGGCAACGAGAACCTCTCCGCCGGCCTCCCCCGCACGGTCGAGGCCATCGAAGCCTGGATGGCCGACCTGGCGGGCTGATGCCCCGTCCACGCATAAACCCGTACCCCGGCCTCCGCTTAGGCCGGGGTACGGGCGTTTCAGGAGCGGGTCAGTTCCCCGCAGTGGCACCCTTGCTCGGGCTGGGGCTCGTGGTGGTGGTGGCCTGCGGCGGCAGGGTGACATCGGCCGTACCGAGGCCCACCTGGACGAGGGTGGTGGTGGAGACGAGCGGACCGACGTACGCACCGACCGTGAGCTTCAGCGCGGTGCGCTGGTCACCGGGGGCCAGTGTGAAGCGGTACTGGACGGTGGTGGTCTTGCCGGGGGCGAGTGAGTAGAAAGTCCCCGCCGCCGCCGGATCATCGGTCAGGGACCGCACCGTCTTGTCCGTGGCCCAGCCATTGCCACTGGTGGTCGCGACTTCGAGAGCGCCGGGAACCGCGTTCCCGTCGGCACTCGTCGCGCTCACCTCCAGACCCGGACTGTAGGTGTACTGCCCACCGGTGTTCGTCAGGGTAGTGGTGAAGGTGACGGCTCGCGCACCTCCGGCGGCCGGAGTGACCGCCACCGAGCCGATCTCGACCTTCAGGTCGCCCTGGCTCGGCTGCCTGGCGACGTCCGCGTCGAAGCCGGTGAAGTCCAGGCTGTCGACGATCGACTGCAGATCCTGCTGGTAGTCGGCCTTGAGCCCGCGTGCCATCACGAACACCCGGTAGCCGTCCAACCCCCAGATCTGCGCGGTGTAACGGGTGTTCGAGTTGCAGGCGACCTGCCAGACGGTCTTGGCCGACTCCTTGCCGCCCACCGTGCCGGTGGTCCGCACGGCCGAGCCGATCTGCTTGTAGCCGGTCAGTACGGTCTGGTCCAGCGGGTGCGCCGGGTGATCCCAGTCGTAGCACTCGGGCTGGTGCGACCAACCGCCGTCCGAGGTCATCACCGCCCGGGTCGGAAAGGCTGCCTGGGCGTCGGTCTGCTCGCCCCCCTGGTACGTCTGGATCACCACGCCGG from Kitasatospora sp. MMS16-BH015 encodes:
- a CDS encoding cytosine permease encodes the protein MTAAPPLDAPAPVTKHAEAPLTLDTAPPRTLGFGGQFALWGNLGVSLIGFTSAATVLGESGSELSFTAAVTAILVGTAIGTAMLGVAAVIGARTGAPAMAVLRGLFGTRLSYLPTVLNIAQCIGWGVYELMVIAMGAQTVAGTQGWRWLFVLLAGVLTTTLTIWPLGSIAVLRKYVAFAVGVAMVWFTVQLGRQGFPDPGAGNWKGFLHATDAIIAVSVSFVPLAADYTRHSRTAAASFWGTFSGYSLAQVWCYVLGLIALLQSHGDSSKIFDSFTGVAAGWAFLLVLVLRESDQSFANVYSTAMSIHNLLPKVDRRLLTGGVGVLVTALALQIQEFTDSYYAFLGLIGSVFVPLLAVLAVDYFLGAGRRGWNLDQDAPARWSMLLPWAFGFATYQYLAPTAIAGWWTDFWTSAQQTLHFTPQEWSSASLFGFLVPALATWLLTLLRPSGATER
- a CDS encoding glycerophosphodiester phosphodiesterase yields the protein MPPVLPERSTVKVVAHRGSSAAEPEHTLAAYARAIEEGADALECDVRLTADEQLVCVHDRTVARTSNGTGVVSTMTLAQLEQLDFGSWKTGSGPQPVLTLAQLLDLTVKAGRRVELAIETKHPIRSSGRLEAALLRMLGEYDLLPASPETSQVRIMSFSELAVRRVRQAAPAVPTVYLLERRLPLLGRLRRLPGGAPIAGPGIDLVRADPSLVTNLRAAGHRVHVWTVDEPADVELCLELGVEAIITNRPRQVLDQLGR
- a CDS encoding ATP-binding protein — encoded protein: MVAHEVPATSTLAVPHGPASVGVARRRLRRDLGDRAIPDTVIDDAVLILSELLSNSCRYARPLGRLCDLDLDAPGAVLVGAHSPTRRPAPCADGEWESGGVLVSWQMHRDGSLTLEVTDGGSATRPVPARPSLTSRGGRGLSIVGRLASDWGVRDAPGQVTVWAALATTGAHEGTEARSA
- a CDS encoding bifunctional DNA primase/polymerase; the protein is MPHQRLPRLSWPSTFRRARPRWGGLRLPGARRRARAALLATALASAARGWPVVPGAYGVPGLLGCCSCGDPCCPSPGAHPHDPPLLAASTDPRMVAWWWGERSPESSVLVATGRTVCGVSLPAEAGVRALEWFRLHGVPIGPVLATPTRYVLLVAPYTLEELGELLAEQAWVPGSLRYHGPDGFLVLPPSRTGAGPVRWLRPPVEERPWLPQVATLLGALIAASTATSGGSRLAF
- a CDS encoding aminopeptidase P family protein; protein product: MTEDRTPAAGDNPEGAVDSDADEPIKGRKNGLYDGVSDELAASMKSGWGDTELRDLRPIEQAAHTAARRAALSAAFPGERLVVPAGNLRTRSNDTEYSFRAASEYVHLTGNQTEDALLVAEPAGQGHEFTLYLLPRSDRENGEFWLDGQGELWVGRRHSLAESAALYGLPTRDVRKAAEELAAASDVPTRIVRGYDAGLESALAEQLDEDRDQELKVFLSGLRLVKDEWEIGQLRAACEATVKGFTDVVRELSQAVATSERWIEGTFWRRARVEGNDIGYGSICAAGAHATTLHWVRNDGEVRPGELLLLDAGVETHTLYTADVTRTLPIDGTFNPLQRKIYQAVYDAQEAGIAAVRPGGRFRDFHDAAQRVLAERLLEWGLLDSAAYDVDKVLELGLQRRWTLHGTGHMLGLDVHDCAHSRREQHVDALLVPGMCLTVEPGLYFQQDDLTVPEEYRGIGIRIEDDILVTPEGNENLSAGLPRTVEAIEAWMADLAG
- a CDS encoding PP2C family protein-serine/threonine phosphatase; amino-acid sequence: MTDAKPLDLPRSGDLPRALVPAATRGAERLQDRLAGHPSEYPAAEQPTGEQPGTADEPTADYAALHEHTGRLATARGLADTLDAVLASGAELLGARRGLITTTARGAARAVGLGLDRAGLGALETVPAEHGPFAGLLSESGEPGRLLIADLAADPAADPAVTPRLREVAAQLGLGACYALPLATPADGPLAAAVWFYDQATEPEPGRRRLLQLYCDLAAPLLATQLAADRARQSTEALRRGLLPDRLPAVPGLRLAARCVPAGLDHAIGSDWYDAIALPDGSVGLTVGSVLGDGPGAGPDSAPGAATAMGRLRSALRAYAVLEGEDPVSVLGDLELLLKTTEPTRSATAVYAWVEPDEHRITLAGAGHCPPVLVTRYGANFVETSLSAPLGMLSCWEAPRVELGAERGDLLLLYTEGLARRFGATLHAGQTALRRAAADAPRDVRHDPELFCDHLLSVCGEPEGAATDDLVVLAARFE
- a CDS encoding DUF5926 family protein — encoded protein: MAKKAAKKSPQRQSTPVTSGEIPVVGAREDCPCGSGRRYKACHGREAAHAVQELVHRPFEGLPGEADWVALRELVPAATVPLTLAAGVAEGAVGEVPSVTLATVLPLAWPALRRQDGSILLGLQTQSSSGDLSRDLGDALELALATEPGTPVAARRTAPGGRRLQELLDLTAEFTPAVHTGFEFWLEDAESATGEVAASLERANASAIPTEKISSVPHAYWCKAADKNHLRWVMTVPEEQLLDALARLTAADRSSLGADTRLVGSFRAHGLTVPVWDLPSEMTADECEKPAAEFAERLAETLAGLADSPLTAEERRARANLVNRQVTLN